A single window of Halobacterium jilantaiense DNA harbors:
- a CDS encoding DUF7109 family protein, with product MDGDHLAGVADLFGGLTRDELDDALDELAFRRDENLDADVDQAVRDYYLVGVDIDGIEMFAPGPVAFPDPPEGAEDLPHILDVERREPPREALAEAVRNRLTTDVDQADAGSERARYLVDVTYDAEAWAPVDLADVRAALTED from the coding sequence ATGGACGGCGACCACCTCGCGGGCGTCGCGGACCTCTTCGGCGGCCTCACGCGGGACGAACTCGACGACGCGCTCGACGAACTCGCCTTCCGGCGGGACGAGAACCTCGACGCGGACGTCGACCAGGCGGTCCGGGACTACTACCTCGTCGGCGTCGACATCGACGGCATCGAGATGTTCGCGCCCGGGCCAGTGGCGTTCCCCGACCCGCCCGAGGGTGCCGAGGACCTCCCGCACATCCTCGACGTGGAGCGCCGCGAGCCGCCCCGCGAGGCGCTCGCCGAGGCGGTCCGGAACCGCCTCACGACGGACGTTGACCAGGCTGACGCCGGCAGCGAGCGCGCGCGCTACCTCGTCGACGTGACCTACGACGCGGAGGCGTGGGCTCCCGTCGACCTCGCGGACGTCCGGGCCGCACTCACCGAGGACTGA
- a CDS encoding NUDIX hydrolase, whose translation MDLSGVAAHPPVRVRDQDRDAAVLVPVVDGASDEDGRFAVGDSDAEPALVFTKRADHLGEHPGQMSFPGGGREPSDADLRETAAREADEEIGLRRDEVSFVGQLDDIATITDYAVTPFVGRVPDREYDPDEREVDEVVVLPVSGLTDPENYELEKRIHPTYGEALVHFFHVDGYTVWGATGRILVQFLDLALDWTPPDRDPEVVEMDPDLGE comes from the coding sequence ATGGACCTCTCCGGGGTCGCCGCCCACCCGCCGGTCCGCGTGCGCGACCAAGACCGCGACGCCGCAGTGCTCGTGCCCGTCGTCGACGGCGCAAGCGACGAGGACGGTCGCTTCGCGGTCGGCGACTCGGACGCGGAGCCGGCGCTCGTGTTCACGAAGCGCGCGGACCACCTCGGCGAACACCCCGGCCAGATGAGTTTTCCCGGTGGCGGTCGCGAGCCCAGCGACGCCGACCTCCGGGAGACCGCCGCCCGCGAAGCCGACGAGGAGATCGGCCTCCGCCGCGACGAGGTCAGCTTCGTCGGCCAGCTCGACGACATCGCCACCATCACCGACTACGCCGTGACGCCGTTCGTCGGGCGCGTCCCCGACCGCGAGTACGACCCCGACGAGCGCGAGGTCGACGAGGTCGTCGTGCTCCCTGTTTCGGGGCTCACGGACCCCGAGAACTACGAACTGGAGAAACGCATCCACCCGACGTACGGCGAGGCGCTCGTCCACTTCTTCCACGTCGACGGCTACACCGTGTGGGGGGCGACCGGCCGCATCCTCGTGCAGTTCCTCGACCTCGCCCTCGACTGGACGCCGCCGGACCGCGACCCCGAGGTCGTGGAGATGGACCCCGACCTCGGAGAGTAG
- a CDS encoding DUF7388 family protein, translating into MRSDAHTAVAGIDAVAVKPAEHDWRRIADLADGVRTVTVDYEGREHLPDLDGLAALTGDGREVRVTTPVRADGFDPLGDDSLAAGLPDELGRVLVAGHGAYLSEAEANRAVAPRLGAAAAATGDAWVGTEGVERAALATGATQFELLSRSTEADVRGLRAAGFDGDIAVYAPTVLSGDEDEILDAVGDYTARRGPVRRALPDDAATDSTAEGRAREVLSKAVRDYALVGDRETVGERVAALREAGVDRIVAYPARGLDAFTRA; encoded by the coding sequence ATGCGCAGCGACGCCCACACCGCGGTCGCAGGCATCGACGCGGTCGCAGTCAAACCCGCCGAACACGACTGGCGACGCATCGCCGACCTCGCGGACGGCGTCCGCACGGTCACCGTCGACTACGAGGGCCGCGAGCACCTCCCCGACCTGGACGGACTCGCAGCCCTCACCGGCGACGGCAGGGAGGTCAGAGTGACGACGCCCGTGCGGGCGGACGGCTTCGACCCGCTCGGGGACGACTCGCTGGCGGCCGGTCTCCCCGACGAACTCGGGCGCGTGCTCGTCGCGGGCCACGGAGCCTACCTCAGCGAGGCGGAGGCGAACCGCGCGGTCGCACCGCGACTCGGCGCTGCCGCCGCGGCGACGGGCGACGCCTGGGTCGGCACGGAGGGCGTCGAGCGCGCCGCGCTCGCCACCGGCGCGACCCAGTTCGAGCTGCTGTCGCGGTCGACCGAGGCCGACGTCCGGGGGCTGCGAGCCGCCGGGTTCGACGGCGACATCGCGGTGTACGCGCCCACCGTGCTGAGCGGCGACGAGGACGAAATACTGGACGCGGTCGGCGACTACACGGCCCGCCGAGGGCCCGTGCGGCGCGCGCTCCCCGATGACGCCGCGACGGACAGCACCGCCGAGGGACGCGCTCGCGAGGTGCTCTCGAAGGCCGTCAGGGACTACGCGCTCGTCGGCGACCGGGAGACGGTCGGGGAGCGCGTCGCGGCGCTGCGCGAGGCCGGTGTCGACCGAATCGTGGCGTACCCCGCGCGCGGCCTCGACGCCTTCACTCGCGCGTGA
- a CDS encoding DUF7559 family protein: MPATLEVRCENGDCEMDMFEMHYTYDMPEEVGVTDFSCPYCGTTDDLAEIEL, encoded by the coding sequence ATGCCAGCGACGCTGGAGGTCCGCTGCGAGAACGGGGACTGCGAGATGGACATGTTCGAGATGCACTACACGTACGACATGCCCGAGGAGGTCGGTGTCACCGACTTCTCGTGTCCGTACTGCGGGACCACCGACGACCTCGCGGAGATCGAGCTATGA
- a CDS encoding Hsp20/alpha crystallin family protein has protein sequence MKGKEFAEAVGGEMLKRAGRAASRFQEESPLPVDVLESSDEYLVVFDAPGATATDVQVNYEGDEVHVRVDRFRDFREGFEMVFPGRGLTLEGHARLPEDAVVDAEAARAELNDNGTLYVFLPKTGGDATRIEVTDHHDEDAADEDAADDDAE, from the coding sequence ATGAAGGGCAAGGAGTTCGCCGAGGCCGTCGGCGGCGAGATGCTGAAGCGCGCGGGCCGCGCGGCCTCCCGGTTCCAGGAGGAGTCGCCGCTGCCAGTCGACGTGCTTGAGAGCAGCGACGAGTACCTCGTCGTGTTCGACGCGCCGGGCGCGACCGCGACCGACGTGCAGGTGAACTACGAGGGCGACGAGGTCCACGTGCGCGTCGACCGCTTCCGGGACTTCCGCGAGGGCTTCGAGATGGTGTTCCCGGGTCGCGGCCTGACGCTCGAAGGACACGCCCGGCTGCCCGAGGACGCCGTCGTGGACGCCGAAGCGGCGCGCGCCGAACTGAACGACAACGGCACGCTGTACGTCTTCCTCCCGAAGACGGGCGGCGACGCCACCCGCATCGAGGTCACGGACCACCACGATGAGGACGCGGCCGACGAGGACGCGGCCGACGACGACGCTGAGTAG
- a CDS encoding radical SAM protein — protein sequence MIAPEDLDVTLVDGYVDEPAHFGVPPYISTYPRYTAGALVDAGVDPENVTYHTIDELRDDRSKFNDVADADLFVYVGGMTVPGKYVGGTPAEPDEVRELAWLADGTSVMGGPVRFGVGEENAGAQEMERSDLDFDFLAMADVEAAAYDLVNSGLEGFEDRYRDNAEIDRWAAKGAFVVEQHPNYPEYLICEMETSRGCAYRCSFCTEPMYGDPSFRSADSVVGEVEALYDHGARHFRLGRQADILAFGGDGEAPNPDALRDLYGGIREVAPDLGTLHLDNMNPVTIVDYPERSREAIRVIAEHNTPGDTAAFGLESADPLVQEENNLLVSAEECLEAVRVVNEVGGWRPGESPEDAPSWGDDSPDRLPKLLPGINLVHGLAGERAETFEHNKQFLQSVLDEGLMLRRINIRQVMAFEGTDMEQTGAQLAEDHKQQFKQYKTDVRETIDNAMLQRVVPPGTVLRDVTLEYHKDGKTFGRQLGTYSLLVAIPGERELGQTIDVAITDHGYRSVTGVPHPLDLNDATMDELTAIPGIGSSTAGDILVDRPHDSAPTVDDADLAKFTRP from the coding sequence ATGATTGCCCCCGAGGACCTGGACGTGACGCTCGTGGACGGCTACGTCGACGAGCCCGCGCACTTCGGGGTGCCGCCGTACATCTCGACGTACCCCCGGTACACCGCCGGCGCGCTGGTGGACGCGGGCGTCGACCCCGAGAACGTCACCTACCACACCATCGACGAACTCCGCGACGACCGGTCGAAGTTCAACGACGTGGCGGACGCCGACCTGTTCGTCTACGTCGGCGGGATGACGGTCCCCGGGAAGTACGTCGGCGGCACGCCCGCCGAACCCGACGAAGTCCGAGAGCTGGCGTGGCTCGCGGACGGCACGAGCGTGATGGGCGGGCCGGTGCGCTTCGGCGTCGGCGAGGAGAACGCCGGCGCACAGGAGATGGAGCGGTCGGACCTCGACTTCGACTTCCTCGCGATGGCGGACGTGGAGGCGGCCGCGTACGACCTCGTAAACAGCGGGCTGGAGGGCTTCGAGGACCGCTACCGGGACAACGCCGAAATCGACCGGTGGGCGGCGAAGGGCGCGTTCGTCGTCGAGCAGCACCCGAACTACCCCGAGTACCTCATCTGCGAGATGGAGACCTCCCGGGGCTGCGCGTACCGGTGTTCGTTCTGCACCGAGCCGATGTACGGCGACCCCTCGTTCCGGTCGGCGGACTCGGTCGTCGGGGAGGTCGAGGCGCTGTACGACCACGGCGCGCGGCACTTCCGGCTCGGCCGGCAGGCCGACATCCTCGCGTTCGGCGGGGACGGCGAAGCGCCGAACCCGGACGCGCTCCGCGACCTCTACGGCGGCATCCGGGAGGTCGCCCCGGACCTCGGGACGCTGCACCTCGACAACATGAACCCGGTGACCATCGTGGACTACCCCGAGCGCTCCCGGGAGGCCATCCGCGTCATCGCCGAGCACAACACGCCCGGCGACACCGCGGCGTTCGGCCTCGAATCGGCGGACCCGCTCGTGCAGGAGGAGAACAACCTCCTCGTGAGCGCCGAGGAGTGCCTCGAAGCCGTCCGCGTCGTGAACGAGGTCGGCGGCTGGCGGCCCGGCGAGTCCCCCGAGGACGCGCCGTCGTGGGGCGACGACTCCCCCGACCGGCTGCCGAAGCTCCTGCCCGGCATCAACCTCGTCCACGGGCTCGCGGGCGAGCGCGCTGAGACCTTCGAGCACAACAAGCAGTTCCTCCAGTCCGTCCTCGACGAGGGCCTGATGCTGCGCCGCATCAACATCCGGCAGGTGATGGCCTTCGAGGGCACCGACATGGAGCAGACGGGCGCACAGCTCGCCGAGGACCACAAACAGCAGTTCAAGCAGTACAAGACCGACGTGCGGGAGACCATCGACAACGCGATGCTCCAGCGCGTCGTCCCGCCGGGAACGGTCCTGCGAGACGTCACGCTGGAGTACCACAAGGACGGCAAGACGTTCGGCCGCCAGCTCGGCACGTACTCGCTGCTGGTCGCGATTCCGGGCGAGCGCGAACTCGGACAGACCATCGACGTCGCCATCACCGACCACGGCTACCGGTCGGTCACGGGCGTCCCGCACCCGCTGGACCTGAACGACGCCACGATGGACGAACTCACTGCGATTCCCGGCATCGGGTCCAGCACGGCGGGTGACATTCTCGTCGACCGACCGCACGACTCCGCGCCGACTGTCGACGACGCGGACCTCGCGAAGTTCACGCGCCCCTGA
- a CDS encoding hydroxysqualene dehydroxylase, with translation MPDSRRVAVLGGGIAGLTAAQELAERGFDVTVYEANDRVGGKARSMPVDETAGDDGLLGEHGFRFFPAYYRNVVETMERIPDGTGRSVADHLVPTTETLIASADGEGAVASTEKPSTPREWLDALQPQIAGGEVPRRELAHFVSRLAVLLTSCDERREQEFERQSWWDFIDADEMSPAYRKHLAQSTQALVALRPEVGSARTVGTIYLQLLFGQLDPNAPAERVLDGPTSEVWLDHWHEYLESQGVDIHLETPVSAIHSDGRRVTGVEVGGETVTADHYVAALPVDVLPRFLSTDLRRAAPSLAGVERIQTAWMNGVQFYLDRDVEVVGGHAVYVDSPWAITSISQRQFWADHDVEARSDGEVEGVLSVIASDWDTPGILYDKPGRECTREEAVEEMWAQVQGHLGEAVLPDDARVAHFLDPELVETDEGLRNDSPLVINTVDSLRNRPDPDTDAPNLAVAGDYARVDTDLATMEAANEAGRRAANAVLDAEGHHAPRVEVWGLDEPRAFEPLKRQDRVRFKLGLPHPGEVGHDAWKFARELRP, from the coding sequence ATGCCAGATTCGCGCCGTGTGGCGGTGCTCGGGGGAGGCATCGCGGGACTGACGGCGGCCCAGGAGCTCGCCGAACGCGGGTTCGACGTCACCGTCTACGAGGCCAACGACCGCGTCGGCGGGAAGGCGCGCTCGATGCCGGTCGACGAGACGGCCGGCGACGACGGCCTGCTCGGCGAGCACGGCTTCCGCTTCTTCCCGGCGTACTACCGGAACGTCGTGGAGACGATGGAGCGCATCCCGGACGGGACCGGGCGGTCGGTCGCCGACCACCTCGTCCCCACCACCGAGACGCTCATCGCGTCCGCCGACGGCGAGGGCGCGGTGGCGTCGACGGAGAAACCGTCGACGCCCCGCGAGTGGCTGGACGCCCTCCAGCCCCAGATTGCGGGCGGCGAGGTGCCGCGCCGCGAACTCGCGCACTTCGTCAGCCGGCTGGCCGTCCTGCTGACGAGCTGCGACGAGCGCCGCGAACAGGAGTTCGAGCGCCAGTCCTGGTGGGACTTCATCGACGCCGACGAGATGTCGCCCGCGTACCGCAAGCACCTCGCGCAGTCCACGCAGGCGCTGGTCGCGCTCCGCCCCGAGGTCGGGAGCGCGCGCACCGTCGGCACCATCTACCTTCAGTTGCTGTTCGGCCAGCTCGACCCGAACGCGCCCGCAGAGCGCGTCCTCGACGGCCCGACGAGCGAGGTCTGGCTCGACCACTGGCACGAGTACCTCGAATCGCAGGGGGTCGACATCCACCTCGAAACGCCGGTCTCGGCCATCCACAGCGACGGCCGCCGCGTCACGGGCGTCGAGGTCGGCGGCGAGACGGTGACGGCCGACCACTACGTCGCCGCGCTCCCCGTCGACGTGCTCCCGCGGTTCCTGTCGACGGATCTCCGGCGGGCCGCGCCGTCGCTCGCGGGCGTCGAACGCATCCAGACGGCGTGGATGAACGGCGTCCAGTTCTACCTCGACCGCGACGTCGAGGTCGTCGGCGGCCACGCCGTCTACGTCGACTCGCCGTGGGCCATCACGTCCATCAGCCAGCGCCAGTTCTGGGCCGACCACGACGTCGAAGCGCGCTCCGACGGCGAGGTCGAGGGCGTGCTCTCGGTCATCGCCTCGGACTGGGACACCCCCGGCATCCTCTACGACAAGCCCGGCCGCGAGTGTACCCGCGAGGAGGCCGTCGAGGAGATGTGGGCGCAAGTCCAGGGCCACCTCGGCGAGGCCGTGCTCCCGGACGACGCCCGGGTCGCGCACTTCCTCGACCCCGAACTCGTCGAGACCGACGAGGGACTGCGGAACGACTCGCCGCTGGTCATCAACACCGTCGACAGCCTCCGGAACCGCCCGGACCCGGACACCGACGCGCCGAACCTCGCCGTCGCGGGCGACTACGCCCGCGTCGACACGGACCTGGCGACGATGGAGGCCGCCAACGAGGCCGGCCGGCGCGCCGCCAACGCCGTCCTCGACGCCGAGGGCCACCACGCGCCCCGCGTCGAGGTCTGGGGCCTCGACGAACCGCGGGCGTTCGAGCCGCTGAAGCGTCAGGACCGCGTCCGGTTCAAGCTCGGGCTCCCGCACCCCGGCGAGGTCGGCCACGACGCCTGGAAGTTCGCCCGCGAACTCCGGCCGTGA
- a CDS encoding glycosyltransferase family 87 protein, translated as MSTTRRLRALLRRVRRFVTAHAARLVLAVGALAGVPAVVVFPQTSPEQVALASDVYYAAGRAVLDGRPLYDAGFLYPPPVSVAFLPNALLGDTTLAYAYQIAVGVLALAAVAGLSVRLAARAGVSLGRTDRALVTAAVIASPPSVVNLVNGQVNPVLAAAVGAGALALAADREWASGAAFAAAALVKVFPALVGAWLLRQHAWRAAAAATAVGVGVLLAGLPVFGVDAYETFATTVLTGETNVATFPDGPDPTEPYATVRRQFAAVAPGLSGTQLLAASLTVFAPVVAAANRVTTTVTDRLVGLHAVLVAVLVAFPLEPFYAVLAYPTLVPLLYALDGTPRGLFLAGSLLTIAPLAFSDIALVAGLPVVPQAAGDALTAAAEALFTYIRAPTIGAYLALAACALQQHRRARGRPTAAARDPPV; from the coding sequence GTGTCGACGACTCGCCGCCTCCGAGCCCTCCTCCGCCGCGTCCGTCGGTTCGTCACAGCGCACGCCGCGAGACTCGTGCTCGCAGTCGGCGCGCTCGCCGGCGTCCCCGCCGTCGTCGTCTTCCCGCAGACCAGCCCCGAGCAGGTCGCGCTCGCCAGCGACGTGTACTACGCCGCGGGTCGCGCCGTCCTCGACGGCAGGCCGCTCTACGACGCCGGCTTCCTCTACCCGCCGCCGGTCTCCGTCGCGTTCCTCCCGAACGCGCTGCTCGGGGACACGACGCTCGCGTACGCCTACCAGATAGCCGTCGGCGTGCTCGCGCTCGCTGCCGTCGCCGGCCTGAGCGTTCGTCTCGCGGCGCGAGCCGGCGTCAGCCTCGGCCGGACCGACCGCGCGCTCGTCACCGCCGCCGTCATCGCCAGCCCGCCGTCGGTAGTGAACCTCGTGAACGGGCAGGTCAACCCCGTGCTCGCCGCCGCCGTCGGCGCGGGCGCGCTCGCGCTCGCTGCCGACCGCGAGTGGGCCAGCGGCGCTGCATTCGCCGCCGCGGCGCTCGTCAAAGTCTTCCCCGCGCTCGTCGGCGCGTGGCTGCTCCGACAGCACGCCTGGCGCGCCGCCGCCGCCGCAACCGCCGTCGGTGTCGGCGTCCTGCTCGCCGGCCTCCCGGTCTTCGGCGTCGACGCCTACGAGACGTTCGCGACCACCGTCCTCACCGGCGAGACGAACGTCGCGACCTTCCCGGACGGACCCGACCCGACAGAGCCCTACGCCACCGTTCGCCGCCAGTTCGCCGCCGTCGCCCCCGGGCTCTCGGGCACCCAGCTGCTCGCCGCGAGCCTCACTGTCTTCGCCCCCGTCGTCGCCGCGGCGAACCGCGTCACCACCACCGTCACCGACCGCCTCGTCGGCCTTCACGCCGTCCTCGTCGCCGTCCTCGTCGCGTTCCCTCTGGAGCCGTTCTACGCTGTGCTCGCGTACCCCACGCTCGTCCCGCTGCTGTACGCCCTCGACGGCACCCCCCGCGGGCTGTTCCTCGCCGGCTCCCTGCTCACGATTGCGCCCCTTGCGTTCTCGGACATCGCGCTCGTCGCCGGCCTCCCCGTCGTTCCCCAGGCCGCCGGCGACGCGCTCACTGCTGCCGCGGAGGCGCTGTTCACGTATATTCGTGCGCCCACTATCGGCGCGTACCTCGCCCTCGCCGCCTGCGCGCTCCAGCAACACCGCCGCGCGAGGGGAAGGCCTACGGCCGCCGCTCGCGACCCTCCAGTGTGA
- a CDS encoding NAD(P)/FAD-dependent oxidoreductase → MDDSDAAADRRVAVVGAGAVGLTAACDLADRGVDVTVYERETVAAASTGRAAGICYDAFAEDVDARVAARAAERFRAFSGRGDFAFEETPYVWFVTEPGAKADAIREQVDAMQRHGRDVERVDADDLAAEFPSLRTGDVVEAAVARDAAVVDTSAYAHLLADLAREAGVEIREQTPASVETDPVRVNGEAYDDVVVAAGAHTKQVLAGAGVSVPLKPYRVQALTANAPSEGLPTVYDATAGYYARPHPDGLLAGDGTEPFEADPDGYDRDGDDWFIDATEDRLRDRFPGYEPAVERAWAGLCTATPDRDPLLGELGDGLYVAAGWQGHGFMRAPATAEAIAEQVLGGDGVPAFDPTRFDGSESFEVVEGMAVE, encoded by the coding sequence ATGGACGACTCTGACGCAGCAGCGGACCGCCGAGTCGCCGTCGTCGGCGCGGGCGCAGTCGGCCTCACGGCCGCCTGCGACCTCGCCGACCGGGGCGTCGACGTGACGGTGTACGAGCGAGAGACGGTCGCCGCCGCGAGCACCGGCCGCGCCGCCGGCATCTGCTACGACGCGTTCGCCGAGGACGTCGACGCGAGGGTGGCGGCGCGCGCCGCCGAGCGCTTCCGCGCGTTCTCCGGCCGGGGCGACTTCGCGTTCGAGGAGACGCCGTACGTCTGGTTCGTCACCGAACCCGGCGCGAAAGCCGACGCCATCCGCGAGCAGGTCGACGCGATGCAGCGCCACGGCCGCGACGTCGAACGCGTGGACGCCGACGACCTCGCGGCCGAGTTCCCGTCGCTCCGCACCGGGGACGTCGTCGAGGCCGCGGTCGCGCGGGACGCCGCGGTCGTCGACACGAGCGCGTACGCCCACCTGCTCGCGGACCTCGCGCGCGAGGCGGGCGTCGAGATTCGCGAGCAGACGCCGGCGAGCGTCGAGACCGACCCCGTGCGGGTGAACGGCGAAGCGTACGACGACGTGGTGGTCGCGGCCGGCGCGCACACCAAGCAGGTGCTCGCCGGCGCGGGCGTCTCGGTCCCGTTGAAACCCTACCGCGTGCAGGCGCTGACGGCGAACGCGCCCAGTGAGGGGCTACCGACGGTGTACGACGCGACCGCCGGCTACTACGCCCGCCCGCACCCCGACGGGCTGCTCGCCGGGGACGGCACCGAACCGTTCGAGGCCGACCCGGACGGCTACGACCGCGACGGCGACGACTGGTTCATCGACGCGACCGAGGACAGACTCCGCGACCGCTTCCCCGGCTACGAGCCGGCCGTCGAGCGCGCCTGGGCCGGCCTCTGCACGGCGACGCCGGACCGCGACCCGCTGCTCGGCGAACTCGGCGACGGGCTGTACGTCGCCGCCGGCTGGCAGGGCCACGGCTTCATGCGCGCACCGGCGACGGCGGAAGCGATTGCAGAACAGGTACTGGGCGGGGACGGCGTTCCCGCGTTCGACCCGACGCGCTTCGACGGCAGCGAGTCCTTCGAGGTCGTCGAGGGGATGGCCGTCGAGTAG
- a CDS encoding DUF4352 domain-containing protein: protein MNRRELLKLSAVSIPAATAGCSMLSSGDGDGEDGADGTETPDVTTTDGPAAFGNVAVAVPEDPVVGAEFSPSVTVANVGGESGPFTGTLAVSGANQETNVDVETDAVDPGETITVDVGPLTLDAAGEYEFALPNHDAAATARVGPATAPVGEPVSFGDDLRVTVEDITLTESVFGQTTYSGTFSSEPRLTAFGAATGDVLAIVRVSAENTGTSTTSASPGTFQLADGEWYADTQGLPDSLVGEDGSWFADGGLPEIAPSDRVTGYLFGTVPRDAARSTVTVQAQLTGSGTLPERAWELEPADGSERSLPNVSVESVDTPDQPLVGRRYDVEVTLRNEGDADGTFRDVVQWGDEWTQATSADGDADLDADVPIGGSIETTVPAGKTTTTLTSYSVYTQQFSYRLAGAGTEWTVEFTPAELEFGEAVLAEGNTDIEVRGLRLQDELTVYDDFQDEESQVSPGDGNQYAAVEVHLTRRDEDADASEFDYSGFDLVADGAHVGESTYVGDEVLEDWYEATGDITASSSVSGWYLMEAPAEYTMSDLVVEFEQKTGLYDRYEPLIATWE, encoded by the coding sequence GTGAACAGACGCGAACTGCTCAAGCTCAGTGCGGTCTCGATCCCCGCCGCGACTGCCGGCTGCTCGATGCTCTCATCTGGTGACGGGGACGGCGAGGACGGCGCGGACGGGACAGAAACCCCGGACGTGACGACGACGGACGGCCCCGCGGCCTTCGGAAACGTCGCTGTCGCGGTCCCCGAAGACCCGGTTGTCGGTGCGGAGTTCTCGCCATCGGTCACCGTGGCCAACGTCGGTGGGGAGTCCGGACCGTTCACCGGGACGCTCGCCGTGTCGGGAGCGAACCAAGAAACGAACGTCGACGTCGAGACCGACGCCGTCGACCCCGGCGAGACGATCACCGTTGATGTTGGGCCACTGACTTTGGACGCTGCCGGCGAGTACGAGTTCGCGCTCCCCAACCACGACGCCGCTGCGACCGCCCGCGTTGGTCCGGCGACCGCCCCAGTCGGCGAACCCGTGTCCTTCGGCGACGACCTCCGGGTGACGGTCGAGGACATCACGCTCACCGAGTCGGTGTTCGGCCAGACCACCTACTCTGGGACGTTCTCCAGCGAACCGCGACTGACGGCGTTCGGCGCCGCGACGGGCGACGTGCTCGCCATCGTCCGCGTGTCCGCCGAGAACACCGGCACGTCGACCACCTCGGCGTCGCCCGGGACGTTCCAGCTCGCGGACGGCGAGTGGTACGCTGACACCCAGGGGCTCCCGGACTCGCTCGTCGGTGAGGACGGCTCCTGGTTCGCCGACGGCGGCCTGCCCGAGATCGCGCCCAGCGACCGGGTGACCGGCTATCTCTTCGGAACCGTCCCGCGGGACGCTGCCCGGTCGACAGTCACCGTGCAGGCACAGCTCACGGGGTCCGGCACGCTCCCGGAGCGCGCCTGGGAGCTCGAACCGGCCGACGGCTCGGAGCGCTCGCTCCCGAACGTCTCCGTCGAGAGCGTCGACACGCCCGACCAGCCGCTGGTCGGGCGTCGCTACGATGTCGAGGTGACGCTCCGTAACGAGGGCGACGCCGACGGTACGTTCCGGGATGTCGTCCAGTGGGGCGACGAGTGGACCCAGGCGACCTCGGCGGACGGGGATGCCGACCTCGACGCGGATGTCCCCATCGGCGGGTCCATCGAGACAACAGTCCCCGCCGGCAAGACGACGACCACTCTGACGTCGTACTCGGTGTACACCCAGCAGTTCAGCTACCGGCTCGCCGGTGCGGGGACCGAGTGGACGGTCGAGTTCACGCCGGCCGAACTGGAGTTCGGCGAGGCCGTCCTCGCCGAGGGCAACACTGACATCGAGGTCCGCGGCCTCCGTCTCCAAGACGAACTGACCGTCTACGACGACTTCCAAGATGAGGAGTCTCAGGTCTCGCCGGGCGACGGCAACCAGTACGCGGCCGTCGAAGTCCACCTGACTCGCCGCGACGAGGACGCGGATGCCAGCGAGTTCGACTACAGCGGCTTCGATCTGGTCGCCGACGGCGCGCACGTCGGCGAATCGACCTACGTCGGTGACGAGGTCCTTGAGGACTGGTACGAGGCGACCGGCGACATCACGGCGTCCTCCTCGGTGTCGGGCTGGTACCTCATGGAGGCGCCGGCGGAGTACACGATGAGCGACCTCGTCGTCGAGTTCGAGCAGAAAACGGGCCTCTACGACAGATACGAGCCCCTGATCGCCACCTGGGAGTAA
- a CDS encoding DUF429 domain-containing protein — MTSGVVYGVDFSGASRAGENIWVTEAVAEHGALTVRDCGRADDFLADYYDSDPSTDRGPTLAALAAFVRAHPDAAFGFDFPFSVPGRVAAEAFGADSWRAVVAAVADCEDADAFAEACVEGVGGDADDTYLKRDTDREHGAFSPSHFFVQHQTYHGITGVLAAVADVARVVPFDALGDGGPVVAETYPAGVLDALGLHREGYKGTDDDHRTRRRQNLDGLAEAASVTVPDRLRETYLDDHEGDALDSLLAAVAVFRNRGDWGHDPESLAGRIYV; from the coding sequence GTGACCAGTGGAGTCGTCTACGGCGTGGACTTCAGCGGCGCGAGCCGGGCCGGCGAGAACATCTGGGTCACCGAAGCCGTCGCCGAACACGGAGCCCTCACGGTTCGCGACTGCGGACGAGCCGACGACTTCCTCGCCGACTACTACGACAGCGATCCGTCGACCGACCGTGGGCCGACCCTCGCCGCGCTCGCGGCGTTCGTCCGCGCTCACCCGGACGCCGCGTTCGGCTTCGACTTCCCGTTCTCGGTCCCCGGGCGCGTCGCAGCCGAGGCGTTCGGTGCCGACTCGTGGCGGGCGGTCGTCGCGGCCGTCGCCGACTGCGAAGACGCCGACGCGTTCGCCGAAGCCTGCGTCGAGGGCGTGGGCGGCGACGCCGACGACACGTACCTGAAACGCGACACCGACCGCGAACACGGCGCGTTCTCCCCGTCCCACTTCTTCGTCCAGCACCAGACCTACCACGGCATCACCGGCGTGCTCGCCGCCGTCGCAGACGTGGCTCGCGTCGTCCCGTTCGACGCACTGGGTGACGGTGGCCCCGTGGTCGCAGAGACCTACCCAGCGGGAGTTCTGGACGCCCTCGGGCTCCACCGGGAGGGCTACAAGGGGACCGACGACGACCACCGGACTCGCCGACGACAGAACCTCGACGGGCTCGCCGAGGCTGCGAGCGTCACCGTCCCGGACCGGCTCCGCGAGACGTACCTCGACGACCACGAGGGCGACGCGCTCGACAGCCTGCTGGCGGCCGTCGCGGTGTTCCGGAACCGCGGGGACTGGGGCCACGACCCGGAGTCGCTGGCGGGGCGCATCTACGTGTAG